Proteins co-encoded in one Micropterus dolomieu isolate WLL.071019.BEF.003 ecotype Adirondacks linkage group LG19, ASM2129224v1, whole genome shotgun sequence genomic window:
- the LOC123957407 gene encoding inaD-like protein, with the protein MFENVPAVSTAERQQVLGALERLQAKLAQREEWTHSETMGNLRETLQNPLFNHILTLQHSIKQLRHQLNNMPPDTCSEFSFSKKGQLIMSAVNSASSSAPPSLSSSSSILTNGLSPPIHQTPPSSDLLPKWILAAAKGRHTELVRLTRPLSGGLGFSVVGLNPEGTSSQGVFVKHIQPGGVAHRNGCLQERDQILVINGSPLEAGISQQQALTLLQQPGETVELVVARDRPLNASSQPAAAINTRPPPVIIFSGELPSC; encoded by the exons ATGTTTGAAAATGTCCCGGCAG TGTCCACAGCGGAGCGTCAGCAGGTTCTGGGAGCTCTGGAGCGTCTGCAGGCCAAACTGGCCCAGAGGGAGGAGTGGACCCACAGTGAGACGATGGGAAACCTGAGGGAGACTCTGCAGAATCCGCTGTTCAACCACATCCTGACCCTGCAGCACTCCATCAAACAGCTGCGGCACCAG CTGAACAATATGCCGCCTGACACCTGCAGCGAGTTCAGTTTCTCCAAAAAGGGTCAGCTGATCATGAGCGCTGTTAATTCAGCCAGCAGCTCCGCCCCgccctccctgtcctcctcctcctccatcctgaCCAATGGCTTGTCTCCACCCATCCATCAGACTCCGCCCTCATCTGACCTCCTGCCGAAATGGATCCTCGCCGCTGCCAAG ggccGTCACACAGAGCTGGTCCGCCTGACTCGGCCTCTGTCTGGAGGTCTGGGCTTCAGCGTGGTCGGCCTGAACCCTGAAGGAACCAGCAGTCAGGGCGTCTTCGTTAAACACATCCAGCCTGGAGGCGTCGCGCACAG GAACGGGTGTCTCCAGGAGAGGGACCAGATCCTGGTGATAAACGGCAGTCCTCTGGAGGCGGGGATCAGCCAGCAGCAGGCGCTGACCCTCCTGCAGCAGCCCGGAGAGACGGTGGAGCTGGTGGTCGCCAGGGACCGCCCACTCAACGCATCATCACAACCTGCCGCCGCCATCAACACG agaccccccccAGTGATCATTTTTTCAGGGGAGCTCccgtcttgttaa